The Equus asinus isolate D_3611 breed Donkey chromosome 22, EquAss-T2T_v2, whole genome shotgun sequence genome has a segment encoding these proteins:
- the LOC106836874 gene encoding olfactory receptor 8S1-like, whose protein sequence is MALGNHSTITQFLLLGLTTDPHIQSVLFVLFLDIYLLTIMGNLMMMLVIRADSHLHVPMYFFLSHLSFLDLCLSSVTVPKMLKDLLSEIKAISVRGCLAQAFSIFITAGTEGFLLSVMAYDRYAAICHPLLYGQMVRKQLCLQLVWGSWSLGFLNALINILPASNLDFCENHTISHYSCEIPSLFPLSCSDVSTNLLVLLCSTLLHGLGTLLPIISSYARIVSTILSISSTSGRSKAFSTCSSHLTAVSFFYGSGFVRYLMPISGSSLELIFSVQYSVVTPMVNPLIYSLKNKQVKAAMRRTLGKYLPCSSWKSKAKG, encoded by the coding sequence ATGGCCTTGGGGAACCACAGCACCATCACTCAATTCCTCCTCCTCGGGCTGACTACCGACCCACACATCCAGTCTGTGCTCTTTGTGCTGTTCCTGGATATTTACCTCCTGACCATAATGGGGAACCTGATGATGATGCTGGTGATCAGGGCTGATTCCCACCTCCACgtacccatgtacttcttcctgagTCACCTCTCTTTCCTGGATCTTTGTTTATCTTCAGTCACTGTGCCCAAAATGTTGAAGGACCTCCTATCTGAGATAAAAGCCATCTCAGTAAGGGGCTGCCTGGCACAAGCCTTCTCTATATTTATCACTGCAGGGACTGAGGGCTTTCTGCTCtcagtgatggcctatgaccgctatgctGCCATCTGCCACCCTCTGCTCTATGGACAGATGGTGAGAAAACAGCTATGTTTACAGCTTGTGTGGGGTTCATGGAGCTTGGGATTTTTGAATGCCCTTATCAATATCCTCCCAGCTTCTAACCTGGACTTCTGTGAGAACCATACCATCAGCCACTACAGCTGTGAGATACCCTCGCTCTTCCCTCTGTCTTGCTCTGATGTCTCCACTAACCTCCTAGTCCTGCTCTGCTCCACCCTGCTGCATGGGCTTGGGACCCTCCTCCCAATCATTTCATCCTATGCCCGCATTGTCTCCACCATCCTGAGTATCAGCTCCACCTCAGGCAGAAgcaaggccttctccacctgctcctcccacctcactgCGGTGAGCTTCTTCTATGGCTCAGGGTTTGTCCGCTATCTCATGCCAATCTCAGGATCCTCCCTGGAATTGATCTTCTCTGTGCAGTACAGTGTGGTCACTCCCATGGTGAATCCTCTCATCTACAGTCTGAAGAACAAGCAGGTGAAGGCAGCTATGAGAAGGACCctgggaaaatatttgccatGTTCCTCATGGAAAAGTAAAGCTAAAGGGTAA
- the LOC106836905 gene encoding olfactory receptor 8S1-like, which yields MALGNHSTVIELFLLGLPVDHHIQVLLFVLFLAIYLFALSGNLLMILVIRANSHLHAPMYFFLCHLSFLDLCCSSVTVPKMLENILSEKKTISVEDCLTQGFFVFDSGGTELCLLAVMAYDCYAAICYPLLYGQMMSNELCVGLVWGSWGLAFLDGFINTLLAWNLDFCETQVISNFICEIPSLFPLSCSNSSNNFEVFLFSVLLHAFGTFLLVFSYACIISTILSISSTLGRSKAFSTCSSHLTAVTLFYGSGLLRCLMPTSGSPWELVFSMQYCVITPLVNPLVYSLKNKELKAALKNMLQKSLQHLR from the coding sequence ATGGCCTTGGGAAACCACAGCACGGTCATTGAGCTCTTCCTTCTTGGGCTGCCTGTTGATCATCACATCCAGGTCCTGCTCTTCGTGCTTTTTCTGGCAATTTACCTCTTCGCTCTGTCAGGGAATCTATTGATGATCCTGGTTATCAGGGCCAATTCTCACCTTCACGcccccatgtacttcttcttGTGTCACCTCTCCTTCCTGGATCTCTGTTGTTCTTCAGTCACTGTGCCCAAGATGCTAGAGAACATCTTGTCTGAGAAGAAAACCATCTCAGTGGAGGACTGTTTGACCCAGGGCTTCTTTGTGTTTGACTCTGGGGGAACAGAGCTGTGCCTCCTTGCAGTGATGGCTTATGACTGCTATGCTGCCATCTGCTACCCTCTACTCTATGGTCAGATGATGAGCAATGAGCTGTGTGTGGGACTGGTATGGGGATCTTGGGGCCTGGCCTTTTTAGATGGTTTCATCAACACCCTCCTAGCTTGGAATTTGGACTTCTGTGAGACTCAAGTCATCTCCAACTTCATTTGTGAGATACCTTCTCTATTCCCTCTATCCTGTTCCAATAGCTCTAATAATTTTGaggtctttctcttctctgtgctcctgCATGCCTTTGGGACCTTCCTCCTGGTTTTCTCTTATGCTTGCATTATCTCCACCATCCTGAGTATCAGCTCCACCTTAGGCAGAAGCAAGGCCTTCTCtacctgctcctcccacctcactgCAGTGACCTTATTTTATGGCTCAGGCTTGCTTCGTTGTCTCATGCCGACCTCAGGTTCCCCGTGGGAGTTGGTTTTTTCCATGCAGTACTGTGTGATCACTCCCCTAGTGAATCCCCTTGTCTACAGCCTAAAGAACAAGGAATTAAAAGCAGCTCTAAAAAACATGTTGCAGAAAAGTTTACAACATCTCAGGTAG